GAGCGGGTCCTGGGCCGCCCGGCCAAGGACTTCGCCGACTACGCCCGCGACGCCGCCGCCACCGGCATCTGGGGCGGGGAGGTGGCATCGTGAGCCTCCGACTGGCCCAGGCGCTCACGCTCCTCGGGGCGACCGCCACCATGGGCCTCGTGGCCGGGGTGTTCGGCCTCTACGCCCACACCATCATGCGGGGCCTCCACAAGACCGACGACCGCACCTTCGTCGGGGCCTTCCAGGCCATCGACCGGGCGATCATCAACCCGCTGTTCATGTCGACCTTCTTCGGTGCGCTCCTGCTCACCGGGGCGGCGGCGCTCCTGCACCTGAAGGACGACGTCCGCGAGGTGCTGCCGTGGCTCGTCGTCGCCGCCGGCCTGTACCTGGTGGTGGTCGTCATCACCATCGCCGTCAACGTGCCGCTCAACGACGACATCAAGGCCGCCGGCGATCCGGCCACCATCGACGTGGCCGCCGTCCGCGACAACTTCCACGAGGCCCGCTGGGTCGCCTGGAACGTGGTCCGGACGGTCGCCACCACGGCGGCGTTCCTCTGCCTCTGCTGGTCGCTCGTCCTGCACGGACGGGAGACCGCCGAGGCCGACAGACCCGACAGCCCCGACAGACCCGAAATCTCGACAGAGATGGCGCCATAGCGACCATTCCTGTCGAGGTTTCGGAGCGGACGGTTACTGCTGGGTGACGGTGACCGTCCGCATCACGTCGTTCTGACCGATGTTGGTGGCGACGTCGATGCCCTCGGTGACGTAGCCGAACAGGTTGTAGGCCTTGTCGAGCTTCCGGGTGCAGTCGTCGATGCAGATGAAGAACTGCGAGCCGTTGGTGTCGGGGCCGGCGTTGGCCATCGCCACGGCGCCGATCGTGTAGTCGCCCTTCACGGGCTCGTCGGCGAAGCGGTAGCCGGGCCCGCCGCGCCCGCTGCCCTCGGGACAGCCGCCCTGGATCACGAAGTCCGGCACCACCCGGTGGAAGGTCAGCCCGTCGTAGTAGCCCTGCCGGGCCAGCGCGACGAAGTTGTTGACGCTGTTGGGGGCCAGCTTCGGATCGAGCTCCATCACGATGGAGCCCTTGTCCGTCGCGATGTCGACCCGGTAGCTGGCGTCGTCGTCGATCTCGTGCGGGGGAGGTGTAGCCATCGCGGCGAGACTAGCGGCCATGGCAGCACCTCTTGATGCGTTGGAGCGGGACGAGCTGTGCGATCTCTTCCTCGAACTGGGACCGGACGCGCCCACCCTGTGCGAGGGCTGGGCCACGCTCGATCTCGCCGCCCACCTCGTCGTGCGCGAGCGCGACCCCCGGGGTGGGCTCGTGATCTTGACACCAAAGGGACGCTTCGCCGGGCTGGAGGCGAAGCTCATGGGCAAGGCCAAGGGCAAGGGCCTCGAGACCCTGGTCGACCGCCTCCGCAGCGGCCCGCCGCTCGTCTACCGCACGCCCGGCCTGCGCACGGCGCTCAACCTCAACGAGTGGTTCGTGCACCACGAGGACGTCCGCCGGGCCAACGGCCAGGGCCCACGGGAGGGCCTCGACGAGCTCGACGCGGCGCTGTGGAAGCTGCTGGGCGGCGCCGGTCGCTTCATGGTGCGGGGCCTCGGCGACGTGGGGCTCACCGTCGAGGCGCCCGGCTTCGGCACGAAGACCGTGCACAAGGGCACGCCGGCGGTCACGCTGACCGGCGCGCCCACCGAGCTGAGCCTCTACCTCAACGGCCGCCGCGCCGCCGCCCAGGTCGAGATCGCCGGCGACGACACGGCCCGCACAGCCCTCGACGGCGCCCGGTTGGGGATCTGAGCCGAGGCGACCACAGGCGACTCGGGTTACACCGGGTCGACGCCGCGGAGACCCGACCACAGGACCGACGAGAGCAGGCCGGCGGCCTCCTCCGGGGTCAGGTCGGAGTACTCCAGCCAGTGGAGGACCGAGGCCTCCAACAGGCCGAGGATGCCGTCGGCCACCAGGTGGTTGCTGCTCTCGCCGTCGCCCATGACGGCCAGCGCCGCCACCCGCTGCGACCGCGACCGCACGATCGCCGGGTGGCGCCGCACGCTGTCGGTGACCAGCAGCCGCCAGGCGGCCGGCTGCTCCGAGGCGAACCGCATGCAGCGCTCCACGATCTTCCGCAGGCAGGCCTCCGTCGCCGGCAGGTCGCCCGGCATGCACGGGGCGAGCGCCGCCTCCAGCTCCGAGAGGACGCCCAGGTACACCTCGGCGACGAGGCCGTCGCGGTCGCCGAAGTAGGCGTAGACGAGCGAGCGCGACACGCCGGCCGCGTCGGCGACGTCCTCCACCGACATCGTGCCGACGCCCCGCTGCTCGAGCAGCCCCCGGGCCGTCTCGACGAGCTGGGCGCGGCGGGCTTCGGGGTCGAGACGGGCACGTCGAGCTTTGGCCACGCTGTCACCCCCCGGCGCCCTGGGCCCGGCCCGCCTCAGGCCGGCTGCCCGGCGTGCACCTCGACCGGCTCCGGCTCGACGGCCCCCGAGGACAGGGGGAAGTGGCAGGCCACGTAGTGACCCGGTCCGACCGATCGGACCTGCGGCTCCTCGGCGGCGCAGCGCTCCTGGGCCAGCGGGCAGCGGGTGCGGAAGCGGCACCCCGACGGCGGATCGATCGGCGACGGCAGCTCGCCCTCCAGCAGGAGCTGGTCCTGGGGGCGCACGGTGGGGTCGGCCACCGGGATCGACCGCAGCAGCGCCGCCGTGTAGGGGTGCGCCGGCTGCTGGTACAGCCGGTCCGGCGGCGCCACCTCGCACACCTTGCCGAGGTACATCACCATCACCCGGTCGCTCACGTTCTTCACCACGGCCAGGTCGTGGGCGATGAACACCACGGTCAGCCCGTAGCGCGCCTTCAGGTCCTCCAGCAGGTTGAGGATCTGGGCTTGCACCGACACGTCGAGGGCCGACACGGGTTCGTCGCAGATCAGCAGGCTGGGCTCGGTGACCAGCGCCCGGGCGATGGAGATGCGCTGGCACTGGCCGCCCGAGAACTGGTGGGGGCGGCGCTCCAGGGCGGTGTCCGGGTCGAGCCCGACGGCGTCGAGCGTCTCCCGGACCACCTTCTCCTGGTCGGCCTTCGTGCCCCGCTTCCAGATCTTCAACGGCTCGGCCAGGATGTCGCGCACCCGGCGCCGGGGGTTCAGCGACGAGATCGGGTCCTGGAAGATGAGCTGCAGGCGGGTGCGGCGGTGCCGCAGCGACTTGCCGTGCAGCTTGGTCAGGTCGAGGCCCTCGAACTCCACCCGGCCCGACGTGGGCGGGGGCAGCTGGATGATGGCCCGACCGGTGGTCGACTTGCCGCAGCCCGACTCGCCCACGATGCCCAGCGTCTCGCCGGGCAGGATGTCGAGCGAGATGCCCGAGACCGCGTGGACGCGGCCGGCCCGGGTCGGGAACTCCACCACCAGGTCCTCCACCCGGAGGAGCGCGTCCTCGGCGGGACGCAGGTGTGCGGTACCGGTGCCTGCCATCAGTTCCCTCCCTCGTCGGTGCTGGTCTCGGCCACCGGCGTCGTCGCGGTGCCCGCGTCGGCCCCGACGGCTGCGGCCTCGGCCTCGGCCTGCGCCGCGATCGCCTGCTCCACCGACTCCGGGCTGAGACCCACGGGGTACCAGCAGCGGAAGGCGTGGCCCGGCTCGACCTCCACCAGCGGCGGCAGCTCGGCGTGGCACCTGTCCTGCGCGTAGGGGCAGCGCGGTGCGAAGCGGCAACCCGGAGGCGGGTTGATCAGGTCGGGCGGCCGGCCCGGGATCGCCTCCAGCCGGGTGTGGCTGGGCGTGTCGAGCGCCGGGATCGACTTCAGCAGCGCCTCGGTGTACGGCATCCGCACGTGGCGGAACAGCGTGGCCGTGGCGGCCTTCTCGACGATCTGGCCCGCGTACATCACCGCGATCTCGTCGGTGCGACCGGCGACGACGCCCAGGTCGTGGGTCACCAGGATCATGCCCATGTCGCGCTCGCGCTGCTCCTTCTGGAGCAGGTTGAGGATCTGCGCCTGGACGGTCACGTCGAGCGCGGTGGTGGGCTCGTCGGCGAACAGCAGCTTGGGGCCGCACGCCAGGGCGATGGCGATCATGATGCGCTGCCGCATGCCGCCCGACAGCTCGTGCGGGTACTGCCGCAGGCGTCGCTCGGGCTCCGGGATGCCGACCTCGCGCAGCAGCGAGAGGGCGTTCTTCTCCGCGGTGCCCTTGTCCATGCCGAGGTGGAAGCGCATGCCCTCGGTGATCTGGTTGCCGATTCGCAGGACCGGGTTCAGCGAGGTCATCGGGTCCTGGAAGATCATCGCCATCTCGGCGCCCCAGAGGTCGCGGACCTCGTTGGCACCGGCGGTGAGCAGGTCCTTGCCGTCGTAGACGACCCCGCCCTCGCGGACCACGTTGCGCTTGGGCAGCAGCCCCATGATCGAGCGGCTGAGCACGGTCTTGCCCGACCCCGACTCGCCCACGATGCCCAGCGTGCGGCCCCGGTCGAGGCTGAGCGACACGCCGTCGACCGCCTTGACCATGCCCTTGGCGGTGCGGAACTGGGTGCGGAGGTCGGTCACGTCGAGCAGCCGGCGGCTCTGCGCGGTGCTCGGCCGTGGGGTGGCGACGCCGGAGACGCCGTTGTTGGCCTGCTCGCCGTCGCCGCCGGGATCGAAGCTGGCGCTCACAGCACGGCCTCCCGCACGTCGAACCGGGCTCTGATGACGTCACCCAGGTAGTTGAGGGACAGCACCGTGAAGAAGATGGCGGCGGACGGGACGAACACGATGTGGGGTGCGTCGTTGCTCAGCTCGCGCCGGCCGCCCGCGATGATGTTGCCCCAGGTGGGCTCCTCCTGGACGCCGACGCCCAGCAGCGCCAGGCTGCCCTCGGCCACGATGGCGACGGCGATGCCCAGCAGGGCGATCGACATCATCGCCGGCAGCACGTTGGGCAACACCTCGCGGAAGATGATGCGCGACGGCCGCGCGCCCGACACCTCCGCGGCCTTCACGAACTCGCGCTCGGCCCACGACAGGGTGCTGGCCCGGGTGATCCGCCCCAGGATGGGGACGGTCACGATGCCCAGCGCCAGGATCAGCACCACGACCCGCCGGGTGTGCGAGATGCTGTCCTGACCCGCGGGGTCGGGGCTGGCCAGCACCGCCACCAGCGACAGCGCCAGGACCAGCGCCGGGATCGACAGGAACACGTTGAACAGCGTCGTCAGCACGGTGTCGACCCTGCCGCGCACGTAGCCGGCCAGCAGCCCCAAGAAGCCGCCGACCAGCAGGCCCAGCAGCACCGCGCCCACGGCGATCAGCAGCGACGTCCGGGCGCCGAAGATCACCCGCGACAGCATGTCGCGGCCGATGCTGTCGCCGCCGAGGATGTGCCCGGAGGCGCCGGGACCCTGGCGGGCGATCTCCCCGAAGCTCTCGCTCGGGTCGTCGAGCGGCAGGATCGGTGCCAGCACGGCAGCGCCCACGATGGCCACCAGCCAGGAGATGCACACCCAGCCCAGCGGCCCCAGCTTGCGGGTGCCCGACACCTCGACGGGCTCGGACGCCGGCGCGGTCGCCACGTCGGTCGTGATCGTCTCGATGCTCATGTCAGGTCACCCCCCGGCCCTGGCGTGACGGATGCGTGGGTCGATCACCGTGTAGAGGATGTCGACGGCGAAGTTCACCAGCACGTAGACGATGGCGATGATGGCGACGAAGCTCTGCAGGGCCACGTACTGCCGCTGCAGGATCGCCTGGGCCAGCTCGGTGCCGATGCCCGGCAACCGGAAGATGACCTCCACCACCACGGCCCCGCCGATCAGCGCACCGACGTTGAGGCCGGCGACGGTGAGCACCGTGAGGCTGGAGGGCCGCAGGGCGTGGCGCCACAGCACCCGCCGGTCGGAGATGCCCTTGGAGCGGGCCATCTGGATGAAGTCCTCCTGGAGCGTGGCGACCATGTCGCTGCGCAGCAGCCGCATGTAGATGGCGATCTGGCTGGCCGCGAGGGTGACCGTCGGCAGGACCATGTGCCGGAGGTGCTCGCCGGGGTCGTCCGCGAAGTTGACGTAGCCGTCGACCGGCAACCAGCCCAGCCAGACGCCCACGTAGTAGGCGAGCACCAGCGCCAGGACGAAGTTGGGCAACGCCAGCAGCCCGAACGCGGAGGCGTTGGTGGCCCGGTCGAAGCGGGTGCCGGCCCGGTAGGCGGTGAGCACCCCCATGGGCACGGCGATCACCAGGGCGAGGATCTGCGAGTAGAGCACCAGCTGCAGCGAGACCGGCAGCGCCTCCTTGGCGCGGTCGAAGACCGGGTCCTCGTCGGTGACGCGGTAGTAGCTGCCCATGTCGCCGGTCACGAAGTCACCCAGCCACGCGGCGTACTGGATCGGGAAGGGCTCGTCGAGGTTGAGGCGCTCGCGGATCTGGGCCTTGCGCTCGAGGATGATCTCGTTCTCGTCGGGGACCGGGACCAGCGTGTCGACCGGGTCGCCGGGCACCAGCGTGAGCAGGAACGAGGTGAACAGCGTGACCAGGAAGAGCACCACCGCCAGGGCGAGGACCCGCTTCCCCAGTTCGCGGGCGAGGTTCATCTACCCCTCCTGCCCGCTCGTGCCGTCGACGGGCCCGCAGGGCCGGCAGGCCCGACCCCGCGAGGGGGCCGGGCCGCCGGTCGTGCGCACTACTGCTCCCTCCAGATGAGGGCCGGGTCGACGCCGAGGGCGAGACCCGGGTAGTCGCTGGACCCGTCGGTGCTCACGCCGTCCTCACCGACGGGACGGGCGCCGACCATGCCGTGCACGTCGCTGGCCGCGGGCACCGCCCAGATCGTCCAGCTCGCCCACAGTTGGTAGAACTCCTTGTTGAGCTCCTTGTTGAGGTCCTCGTAGATCTGCTGGCGCTCGGCGGCGTCGGTGGTGGTGCGGCCCTGGTCGAGCAGCTCGTTGACCTCGGGGTCGTCGAAGCCCATGAAGTTCACGGGGTTACCGGCGCCGTACCACCACACGTACAGGTTGTCCGGGTCCTGGCCCGGGTAGTTGCGCCAGGTGATCCCCTGGTAGTTCTTCTCGATCGCCGTGGTGATCAGCGCCGACTGCTCCACCGAGGTCACGCTGACGGTCATGCCGGCGTCCTCGTAGTACTGCTTGGCGAACTCGACCGCCTGGAGCACCGCGGTGTCCTGCACGGCCGAGATCGTGAACTCGAGCTGCTCGCCGGTCTCCTCCTCGTACTGGGTCACGAGGTCCTTGGCCCGGTCGGGGTCGTACTCGGGGTAGCCGCTGTCCTCGGTGTAGCCGAGCGCACCTTCGGCGAAGGGTCCGTTGGCGAGCTCGGGGATGCCGTTGTTGAGGACGTTGTTCTGCTCCTCGCGGTCGACTGCGATCGCGGCCGCCTCGCGGGCGATCGGGTTGTCGAACGGCGGCTTGGTGACGTTGAGCATCAGGAAGCCGGCCTCGGCGAAGTCGCCCGACTCGGTCATGCTGATGTCGCCCGAGTCGGCCTGCTCGCGCAGGTCCTCGATGATCAGGGCGTTGGTGTTGCTCGACACGTGGAAGGCGTCGACGCTGCCGGCGTCGAGGCCGTTCTGCAGCTGCGTGGCCTCGGGCGTCGGCTGGTACTCGAGCTCGTCGAGGTAGGGCAGCTGGTTGCCGTCGGCGTCGGTGCGCCAGTAGTCGGGGTTGCGCTCGAGCTTCATCGACGAGTTGACCCGCCA
This sequence is a window from Acidimicrobiales bacterium. Protein-coding genes within it:
- a CDS encoding ABC transporter permease, with the protein product MNLARELGKRVLALAVVLFLVTLFTSFLLTLVPGDPVDTLVPVPDENEIILERKAQIRERLNLDEPFPIQYAAWLGDFVTGDMGSYYRVTDEDPVFDRAKEALPVSLQLVLYSQILALVIAVPMGVLTAYRAGTRFDRATNASAFGLLALPNFVLALVLAYYVGVWLGWLPVDGYVNFADDPGEHLRHMVLPTVTLAASQIAIYMRLLRSDMVATLQEDFIQMARSKGISDRRVLWRHALRPSSLTVLTVAGLNVGALIGGAVVVEVIFRLPGIGTELAQAILQRQYVALQSFVAIIAIVYVLVNFAVDILYTVIDPRIRHARAGG
- a CDS encoding ABC transporter ATP-binding protein gives rise to the protein MSASFDPGGDGEQANNGVSGVATPRPSTAQSRRLLDVTDLRTQFRTAKGMVKAVDGVSLSLDRGRTLGIVGESGSGKTVLSRSIMGLLPKRNVVREGGVVYDGKDLLTAGANEVRDLWGAEMAMIFQDPMTSLNPVLRIGNQITEGMRFHLGMDKGTAEKNALSLLREVGIPEPERRLRQYPHELSGGMRQRIMIAIALACGPKLLFADEPTTALDVTVQAQILNLLQKEQRERDMGMILVTHDLGVVAGRTDEIAVMYAGQIVEKAATATLFRHVRMPYTEALLKSIPALDTPSHTRLEAIPGRPPDLINPPPGCRFAPRCPYAQDRCHAELPPLVEVEPGHAFRCWYPVGLSPESVEQAIAAQAEAEAAAVGADAGTATTPVAETSTDEGGN
- a CDS encoding anthrone oxygenase family protein, whose translation is MSLRLAQALTLLGATATMGLVAGVFGLYAHTIMRGLHKTDDRTFVGAFQAIDRAIINPLFMSTFFGALLLTGAAALLHLKDDVREVLPWLVVAAGLYLVVVVITIAVNVPLNDDIKAAGDPATIDVAAVRDNFHEARWVAWNVVRTVATTAAFLCLCWSLVLHGRETAEADRPDSPDRPEISTEMAP
- a CDS encoding TIGR03085 family metal-binding protein, translated to MAAPLDALERDELCDLFLELGPDAPTLCEGWATLDLAAHLVVRERDPRGGLVILTPKGRFAGLEAKLMGKAKGKGLETLVDRLRSGPPLVYRTPGLRTALNLNEWFVHHEDVRRANGQGPREGLDELDAALWKLLGGAGRFMVRGLGDVGLTVEAPGFGTKTVHKGTPAVTLTGAPTELSLYLNGRRAAAQVEIAGDDTARTALDGARLGI
- a CDS encoding peptidylprolyl isomerase gives rise to the protein MATPPPHEIDDDASYRVDIATDKGSIVMELDPKLAPNSVNNFVALARQGYYDGLTFHRVVPDFVIQGGCPEGSGRGGPGYRFADEPVKGDYTIGAVAMANAGPDTNGSQFFICIDDCTRKLDKAYNLFGYVTEGIDVATNIGQNDVMRTVTVTQQ
- a CDS encoding ABC transporter permease — translated: MSIETITTDVATAPASEPVEVSGTRKLGPLGWVCISWLVAIVGAAVLAPILPLDDPSESFGEIARQGPGASGHILGGDSIGRDMLSRVIFGARTSLLIAVGAVLLGLLVGGFLGLLAGYVRGRVDTVLTTLFNVFLSIPALVLALSLVAVLASPDPAGQDSISHTRRVVVLILALGIVTVPILGRITRASTLSWAEREFVKAAEVSGARPSRIIFREVLPNVLPAMMSIALLGIAVAIVAEGSLALLGVGVQEEPTWGNIIAGGRRELSNDAPHIVFVPSAAIFFTVLSLNYLGDVIRARFDVREAVL
- a CDS encoding ABC transporter substrate-binding protein produces the protein MGRRKRNPSGTTSRWTIRAALVLVFALVAVACGGGGSSSESDGGGGTDEDAGPPQMGGKVVYGLEAETTDGWCLPEGQLAISGIQVARSIYDTLTTVNDEGEAVPFLAQSVEPNDDYTEWTIELREGIKFHDGSDLDAEVVKNNLDAYRGKYTGRNSVLFLFVLQDIADVTVEGPLTVKVTTSRPWVAFDSFLFSSGRMGMVAQAQLDSDACGRELVGTGPFKLVDWRVNSSMKLERNPDYWRTDADGNQLPYLDELEYQPTPEATQLQNGLDAGSVDAFHVSSNTNALIIEDLREQADSGDISMTESGDFAEAGFLMLNVTKPPFDNPIAREAAAIAVDREEQNNVLNNGIPELANGPFAEGALGYTEDSGYPEYDPDRAKDLVTQYEEETGEQLEFTISAVQDTAVLQAVEFAKQYYEDAGMTVSVTSVEQSALITTAIEKNYQGITWRNYPGQDPDNLYVWWYGAGNPVNFMGFDDPEVNELLDQGRTTTDAAERQQIYEDLNKELNKEFYQLWASWTIWAVPAASDVHGMVGARPVGEDGVSTDGSSDYPGLALGVDPALIWREQ
- a CDS encoding oligopeptide/dipeptide ABC transporter ATP-binding protein, producing the protein MAGTGTAHLRPAEDALLRVEDLVVEFPTRAGRVHAVSGISLDILPGETLGIVGESGCGKSTTGRAIIQLPPPTSGRVEFEGLDLTKLHGKSLRHRRTRLQLIFQDPISSLNPRRRVRDILAEPLKIWKRGTKADQEKVVRETLDAVGLDPDTALERRPHQFSGGQCQRISIARALVTEPSLLICDEPVSALDVSVQAQILNLLEDLKARYGLTVVFIAHDLAVVKNVSDRVMVMYLGKVCEVAPPDRLYQQPAHPYTAALLRSIPVADPTVRPQDQLLLEGELPSPIDPPSGCRFRTRCPLAQERCAAEEPQVRSVGPGHYVACHFPLSSGAVEPEPVEVHAGQPA
- a CDS encoding TetR/AcrR family transcriptional regulator → MAKARRARLDPEARRAQLVETARGLLEQRGVGTMSVEDVADAAGVSRSLVYAYFGDRDGLVAEVYLGVLSELEAALAPCMPGDLPATEACLRKIVERCMRFASEQPAAWRLLVTDSVRRHPAIVRSRSQRVAALAVMGDGESSNHLVADGILGLLEASVLHWLEYSDLTPEEAAGLLSSVLWSGLRGVDPV